In one window of Psychrobacter sp. P2G3 DNA:
- a CDS encoding DUF11 domain-containing protein — protein sequence MKSSTFKYSVLTVGIAAAFGMTNVANAAESIAASTPTIKNIASATYKIGTVAQTAVQSNPVTVNITQSAAFSLTATNEDGELKDDLNKAAIVTPKGRVAFNHILTNSGNVEDTYRLNLAQGGTIPGSTQDASSYDLDATNVTYIIYNADNSVKSTTTVTGSVFQNTDIKLKPNERAEILISAKTAGNVGGNSQNLTLSAVSEFFTGSDATKATLTNIDNSITKVAVFKITSKVSSTLNLNDPTSKVTYTVTVRNDETAPYAANANNIVVFDGLPEGLRLADQPNLSVSNNATIVPGREGKGTSTSNDSIRVTLLNLAPGETATITFDVQKDQAEPLADPKKIINHASITLNLGENQIIYDTTDSTDPKQNTSNFYPAADDSEVTDGTVSTTTGSDSAAPLVSNQRAINISSPTTKEIPTTTTDTTQITHSAVIRNTGRETEGDQVGEIKFTITEGANDQITRVPNTVEVVYDADDNPATPNLTYTVTRDGNGDYDLSTAVPKNGGAAWTGMAPNSSVTINYKVESTQAIIDSTEKTSVTLVAGGQDAPTVGARSVENTTVVKGLKLVKKQALNKTCNANASLVFTQGDVGAEPGDCIVYKITAFNNFSASDTRFNFTDLIVTDTTDRFNNKAEVLTSGTTPAFTVKLAEVADADASPADNTYGASANSTAVSGTVPSLAPQKYAALVFSVKINPDGAAPGSL from the coding sequence ATGAAATCCAGCACCTTTAAGTACTCAGTATTGACAGTCGGTATCGCAGCGGCTTTTGGCATGACTAATGTTGCGAATGCAGCTGAATCAATAGCCGCATCGACTCCTACCATTAAAAACATAGCCAGTGCTACCTATAAAATAGGCACTGTTGCGCAAACTGCGGTTCAGTCTAATCCTGTAACTGTTAACATCACGCAAAGTGCAGCGTTTAGCTTGACCGCCACAAATGAAGATGGCGAACTTAAAGATGATCTTAATAAAGCAGCAATAGTGACCCCGAAAGGTCGTGTTGCCTTTAACCATATCTTAACCAACTCAGGTAACGTAGAAGATACTTATAGGCTTAACTTAGCTCAGGGCGGTACTATTCCAGGTAGTACGCAAGATGCAAGCTCTTATGATCTAGACGCTACCAATGTCACTTACATTATCTATAATGCGGATAATTCTGTAAAAAGCACTACCACTGTTACTGGTAGCGTTTTTCAAAACACTGACATTAAACTCAAACCTAATGAGCGCGCTGAGATATTAATTTCGGCAAAGACAGCAGGGAACGTTGGCGGTAACTCACAGAATTTAACGTTATCAGCAGTTAGTGAATTCTTTACAGGTTCTGATGCCACTAAAGCCACGTTAACCAACATCGACAATAGTATTACTAAGGTAGCTGTATTTAAAATTACCAGTAAGGTAAGCAGCACCCTAAACTTAAATGATCCAACATCGAAGGTCACTTATACCGTCACTGTCCGTAACGATGAGACTGCACCTTATGCCGCCAATGCCAACAACATCGTTGTTTTCGATGGTTTACCAGAGGGCTTACGTCTAGCAGATCAACCGAACTTAAGTGTCAGTAATAATGCCACCATCGTACCGGGTAGAGAAGGTAAAGGTACTAGCACTTCTAACGATAGCATTAGAGTTACTTTATTGAATTTAGCACCAGGTGAAACAGCCACTATTACCTTCGATGTGCAAAAAGATCAAGCCGAACCACTTGCTGATCCTAAAAAAATTATCAACCACGCCTCTATAACTCTCAATCTTGGTGAAAACCAAATCATTTATGACACTACGGATAGTACTGACCCTAAACAGAATACCAGTAACTTCTATCCAGCTGCTGATGATAGTGAAGTTACAGACGGTACTGTTAGTACAACTACTGGTAGTGACTCAGCAGCACCTTTAGTTTCTAACCAGCGTGCTATTAACATATCGTCACCTACTACTAAAGAGATACCAACTACTACGACAGATACGACGCAGATTACACATTCAGCTGTCATAAGAAATACTGGTAGAGAGACTGAAGGCGATCAAGTAGGTGAAATTAAATTCACTATCACTGAAGGTGCCAACGACCAAATTACCCGAGTACCGAACACGGTAGAGGTGGTATATGATGCTGACGACAACCCAGCAACTCCCAACCTCACCTACACAGTCACACGGGACGGTAATGGCGATTATGATCTAAGTACAGCCGTACCCAAAAATGGCGGAGCAGCATGGACTGGTATGGCACCGAACTCAAGTGTCACTATCAACTACAAAGTAGAGTCTACACAAGCAATCATTGACTCTACTGAAAAAACCTCAGTTACGTTAGTCGCTGGTGGACAGGATGCGCCTACGGTAGGTGCTCGCTCTGTTGAGAATACGACTGTGGTAAAAGGTCTCAAGTTGGTCAAAAAACAAGCACTAAATAAAACGTGTAACGCCAATGCTTCTCTGGTATTTACACAAGGTGATGTCGGTGCTGAACCTGGTGATTGTATCGTCTATAAAATTACAGCCTTTAATAACTTTTCAGCATCGGATACACGATTTAACTTCACTGACCTGATCGTAACGGATACGACAGATCGCTTTAATAATAAAGCTGAAGTACTAACTTCAGGTACCACTCCTGCCTTTACTGTCAAGCTAGCCGAAGTAGCTGACGCAGATGCATCACCTGCAGACAATACTTATGGGGCATCAGCTAATTCTACTGCTGTTAGTGGCACGGTACCTAGCTTAGCACCGCAAAAATATGCAGCATTAGTATTTTCGGTAAAAATTAATCCTGACGGTGCTGCTCCTGGCTCACTTTAG